The Streptomyces sp. Alt3 genome has a segment encoding these proteins:
- a CDS encoding roadblock/LC7 domain-containing protein, protein MTAPSAFGLSTEARNLHWLLSNLVEEVPGVHSVTVVSSDGLMLLSSDPGLATAKAEGRQTGPRGSSADLATIVSGIGSLTIGAAKLMDGGGVKQTMVAMDEGSVFVMSISDGSLLGVHATPDCDMSVIAYHMALFVGRAGHVLTPELRSELRKSMESTQ, encoded by the coding sequence TTGACTGCGCCCAGCGCGTTCGGGCTGAGCACCGAGGCCCGGAACCTTCACTGGTTGCTGAGCAATCTGGTGGAGGAGGTGCCCGGGGTCCACTCGGTCACCGTCGTCTCGTCCGACGGGCTCATGCTCCTCTCCTCGGATCCCGGTCTCGCGACCGCGAAGGCGGAAGGACGGCAGACGGGGCCCAGGGGCTCCAGCGCCGACCTGGCCACCATCGTCTCCGGTATCGGGTCCCTCACCATCGGCGCCGCCAAGCTGATGGACGGCGGTGGCGTCAAGCAGACCATGGTCGCGATGGACGAGGGCAGTGTCTTCGTCATGTCGATCAGCGACGGTTCGCTGCTCGGTGTGCACGCCACCCCCGACTGCGACATGAGCGTCATCGCGTACCACATGGCGCTCTTCGTCGGTCGTGCCGGACACGTACTCACCCCCGAACTCCGCA
- a CDS encoding lysozyme — MPVHRSGTTAPRRRPRLFAAGTLLAALTLLLTLPAPASAADVPERGTARMGQGVIAHDGQGGAPAGTRAVQTEGVDVSSHQGDVAWPTLWNSGVKWAYVKATEGTYYKNTYFTQQYNGSYNAGMIRGTYHFATPDTTSGAAQANYFVDNGGGWSKDGRTLPGVLDIEWNPYGAQCYGKTQAGMVAWIRDFVNTYKARTGRDAVIYTATSWWKDCTGNNAGFGATNPLWVARYNTTVGELPAGWGYYTIWQYTSSGPTVGDHNHFNGALDRVVALANG, encoded by the coding sequence ATGCCCGTGCACAGATCCGGAACCACAGCCCCCCGCCGCCGACCCCGCCTCTTCGCGGCAGGCACCCTCCTCGCCGCGCTCACCCTTCTGCTCACCCTGCCCGCACCGGCCTCCGCGGCCGACGTCCCCGAACGGGGTACGGCGAGGATGGGCCAGGGGGTCATCGCCCACGACGGCCAGGGCGGCGCGCCGGCCGGCACGAGGGCGGTCCAGACCGAAGGCGTGGACGTCAGCAGCCACCAGGGCGACGTCGCCTGGCCGACTCTCTGGAACAGCGGTGTGAAGTGGGCCTACGTCAAGGCCACCGAGGGGACGTACTACAAGAACACGTACTTCACGCAGCAGTACAACGGTTCCTACAACGCAGGCATGATCCGGGGCACTTACCACTTCGCCACCCCGGACACGACGAGCGGCGCCGCCCAGGCGAACTACTTCGTGGACAACGGCGGCGGCTGGTCCAAGGACGGCCGGACACTGCCCGGCGTGCTGGACATCGAGTGGAATCCGTACGGCGCGCAGTGCTACGGCAAGACCCAGGCCGGGATGGTCGCCTGGATCCGCGACTTCGTGAACACCTACAAGGCGCGCACCGGCCGTGACGCCGTGATCTACACCGCGACCAGCTGGTGGAAGGACTGCACGGGCAACAACGCGGGCTTCGGCGCCACCAACCCGCTCTGGGTGGCGCGGTACAACACCACCGTCGGGGAACTCCCGGCCGGCTGGGGCTACTACACGATCTGGCAGTACACCTCGTCCGGCCCGACCGTCGGCGACCACAACCACTTCAACGGCGCCCTCGACCGCGTGGTGGCGCTCGCGAACGGCTGA
- a CDS encoding sensor histidine kinase, with translation MQKKRPRSKDSTREESGATPPAAGASKRTVRVRSRLVAGVAVVGITVIAAGAPAALSASSDLNESQRLVTLAELNQQAITLAHSLADERDEVTTHIAGGREEEDGKDSTTSPAARVDQQVDEILEAAPAALRRDLSAIPSLRRTALTGKGSAMEAYQAYSEVIAKLHDLADELAEKTPPRAADATRAPLALGSAVEQASATRGLLLAALAVPGTEPQQQIDPFTGLPVQGQDTGDSDDDRIRDELSAAAQQARVRELASLAEFDQAAGSSARDSLASTVTGPEVAGAEKYLTRLTDRPELSDTDREADPEKVEAALSARLDRMRGVESALGTAQVKRLEALRDDDVTALELRLALLGGCLLVAVGVSTAVARTLTQPLAVLRIGAGRIAAEPETAEPVRYTGRNDEFAQVVRSINALHGKLHGLQHDVTGRLEGMQSEHGELAAGHEALTLQRAELQARVTELTGQLERLRNTVHHTFVNLSLRALGLVERQLGVIEGMEEREQDPERLATLFKLDHMATVMRRHSENMLVLAGTDHNQGHVGPIPLVDVLRAAVSEIERYERVTIQSLPPHAQIAGFAADDVSHLVAELLENATSFSPPDSHVELSGWLLETGEVMLSVQDEGIGMSAVRMGELNARLADPTSFEAGEQAADGAGLGLQVTSLLAARHGVQVQLREQKGSGVTAVVVLPQALLPKAPPAASPPPVALPGDAPTLNLPGSVAEANSNALPSRSALPGEDPLIEAAERTLRQAGPQPAPAQPEAPEPAAPAPEPVGPRSATPEHPAPTAPETGPAGEPAIREESEAETTMQVRLPVQPDAPSPYAIGPDRHERSADTSPTTDPAQAPVPAPAPAADALPGPRQPLTGLGEEVPDPAPVPERLTDKGLPKRTPNITAPPAAAPTERKGSLDKDALRRRLGGFHQGAKDGRRDVETEIAESGPQTDHDRTDGRIDETGDTVEEARS, from the coding sequence GTGCAGAAGAAGCGGCCTCGGAGCAAGGACAGCACGCGCGAGGAGTCCGGGGCGACGCCTCCGGCAGCGGGTGCCTCCAAGCGGACCGTACGGGTACGCAGCCGGCTCGTCGCCGGCGTTGCCGTCGTAGGGATCACCGTCATCGCCGCGGGGGCCCCGGCGGCCCTGTCGGCGTCCTCGGACCTCAACGAGTCCCAGCGTCTGGTGACGCTCGCCGAGCTGAACCAGCAGGCGATCACCCTCGCGCACTCCCTCGCGGACGAGCGCGACGAGGTGACCACCCACATCGCGGGCGGCCGTGAGGAGGAGGACGGCAAGGACAGCACCACGAGTCCGGCGGCCCGCGTCGACCAGCAGGTGGACGAGATCCTGGAGGCCGCCCCAGCGGCGCTGCGCAGGGACCTCTCCGCCATCCCCTCCCTCCGCAGGACCGCCCTCACCGGCAAGGGCTCCGCGATGGAGGCCTACCAGGCGTACTCCGAGGTCATCGCCAAGCTCCACGACCTCGCCGACGAGCTCGCGGAGAAGACCCCGCCGCGCGCCGCCGACGCCACCCGCGCCCCGCTCGCGCTCGGCAGCGCCGTCGAACAGGCCTCCGCCACACGGGGTCTGTTGCTGGCCGCGCTCGCCGTGCCCGGCACGGAGCCGCAGCAGCAGATCGACCCGTTCACCGGTCTGCCCGTCCAGGGCCAGGACACGGGCGACAGCGACGACGACCGCATCCGTGACGAGCTGAGCGCCGCGGCCCAGCAGGCCCGGGTGCGCGAGCTCGCCTCCCTCGCCGAGTTCGACCAGGCCGCCGGTTCCTCCGCACGGGACAGCCTCGCCTCCACGGTCACCGGCCCCGAGGTCGCCGGAGCGGAGAAGTATCTCACCCGGCTCACCGACCGCCCCGAACTGTCCGACACCGACCGGGAGGCCGACCCCGAGAAGGTCGAGGCGGCGCTGTCCGCCCGCCTCGACCGCATGCGCGGGGTCGAGTCCGCGCTGGGCACCGCGCAGGTCAAGCGGCTCGAAGCACTGCGCGACGACGACGTCACCGCGCTGGAGCTCCGCCTCGCCCTGCTAGGCGGCTGCCTGCTGGTCGCCGTCGGCGTCTCCACCGCGGTCGCCCGCACCCTCACCCAGCCCCTCGCGGTCCTGCGCATCGGGGCCGGCCGCATCGCCGCCGAGCCCGAGACCGCCGAGCCGGTCCGCTACACCGGGCGCAACGACGAGTTCGCCCAGGTCGTACGGTCCATCAACGCCCTCCACGGCAAGCTGCACGGACTGCAGCACGACGTCACCGGCCGGCTCGAGGGCATGCAGAGCGAGCACGGTGAACTGGCCGCCGGACATGAGGCCCTCACGCTCCAGCGGGCCGAACTCCAGGCCCGGGTGACGGAACTCACCGGGCAGCTCGAGCGGCTCCGGAACACGGTGCACCACACCTTCGTGAACCTGTCCCTGCGCGCCCTCGGCCTCGTCGAACGCCAGCTCGGTGTCATCGAGGGCATGGAGGAGCGCGAGCAGGACCCCGAGCGCCTCGCGACCCTCTTCAAGCTGGACCACATGGCCACCGTCATGCGGCGCCACAGCGAGAACATGCTGGTCCTCGCGGGGACCGACCACAACCAGGGGCACGTCGGCCCGATCCCCCTCGTCGACGTACTGCGCGCCGCGGTCAGCGAGATCGAGCGGTACGAGCGGGTCACCATCCAGTCCCTGCCGCCGCACGCCCAGATCGCGGGCTTCGCCGCCGACGACGTGAGCCACCTGGTCGCCGAACTCCTGGAGAACGCGACCTCCTTCTCCCCGCCCGACTCCCATGTCGAGCTCTCCGGCTGGCTGCTGGAGACCGGGGAGGTGATGCTCTCCGTGCAGGACGAGGGCATCGGCATGTCGGCGGTCCGGATGGGCGAACTCAATGCCAGGCTGGCCGACCCCACATCCTTCGAGGCCGGCGAACAGGCCGCGGACGGCGCGGGACTGGGTCTCCAGGTGACCTCGCTGCTGGCGGCCCGCCACGGCGTGCAGGTGCAGCTGCGCGAGCAGAAGGGGAGCGGGGTGACCGCGGTCGTCGTCCTTCCGCAGGCGCTCCTGCCCAAGGCGCCGCCCGCCGCCTCCCCGCCGCCCGTGGCGCTGCCCGGGGACGCGCCCACGCTGAATCTCCCGGGTTCCGTCGCCGAGGCGAACTCCAACGCGCTGCCGTCGCGTTCGGCCCTTCCCGGCGAGGACCCGCTGATCGAGGCGGCCGAACGCACCCTGCGGCAGGCGGGCCCCCAGCCCGCGCCCGCGCAGCCCGAGGCACCGGAACCGGCAGCACCCGCGCCCGAGCCCGTGGGACCGCGATCCGCGACGCCGGAACACCCCGCACCCACCGCGCCGGAGACCGGCCCGGCCGGTGAGCCCGCGATCCGCGAGGAGTCCGAGGCCGAGACCACGATGCAGGTCCGGTTGCCCGTGCAGCCGGACGCACCGAGCCCGTACGCCATCGGCCCCGACCGGCACGAGCGTTCCGCCGACACCAGCCCCACGACGGACCCCGCACAGGCACCGGTACCCGCACCCGCACCGGCCGCGGACGCCCTTCCGGGCCCCCGGCAGCCGCTGACCGGCCTCGGCGAGGAGGTGCCCGACCCGGCACCCGTGCCCGAGCGCCTCACCGACAAGGGACTGCCCAAGCGCACCCCCAACATCACCGCGCCGCCTGCCGCCGCGCCCACCGAGCGCAAGGGCAGCCTGGACAAGGACGCCCTGCGCCGTCGGCTCGGCGGCTTCCACCAGGGCGCGAAGGACGGCCGGCGCGATGTCGAGACGGAGATCGCCGAGAGCGGCCCACAGACCGACCACGACCGTACCGACGGTCGCATCGATGAGACGGGGGACACAGTCGAGGAGGCACGCAGTTGA
- a CDS encoding MarR family winged helix-turn-helix transcriptional regulator, whose protein sequence is MRGADVHGSGSGGGPGATAGNGVDHEFLALERELAVFLRRARANSGEMAREVHPDLEAAAYGLLVRLESAGRQRATDLAAYFGVGKATMSRQLRALEGLGLVARETDPADGRASLVHLTDDGLARFRSVRDARRGRYARKLAGWDRAEVAELARLLHHFNERAED, encoded by the coding sequence ATGAGGGGTGCTGACGTGCACGGGAGCGGAAGCGGCGGTGGACCCGGCGCGACGGCCGGAAATGGTGTGGACCATGAGTTCCTCGCCCTGGAACGCGAGTTGGCGGTCTTCCTGCGCCGGGCGCGGGCCAACTCGGGGGAGATGGCCCGCGAGGTCCACCCGGACCTGGAAGCCGCGGCCTACGGGCTCCTCGTGCGGCTGGAGTCCGCGGGACGGCAGCGCGCCACGGATCTCGCCGCCTACTTCGGCGTGGGGAAGGCGACCATGAGCCGCCAGTTGCGGGCCCTGGAGGGTCTCGGACTGGTGGCGCGGGAGACCGACCCGGCGGACGGCCGGGCGTCGCTCGTCCACCTCACGGACGACGGTCTCGCGCGCTTCCGCAGTGTCCGTGACGCCCGTCGTGGCCGGTACGCCCGCAAGCTCGCGGGCTGGGACCGGGCCGAGGTCGCGGAACTGGCCCGTCTCCTGCACCACTTCAACGAGCGCGCGGAGGACTGA
- a CDS encoding protein phosphatase 2C domain-containing protein, with product MRIELATEPGSSERPNEDWASTAVPAAGRGGALVLLDGVTPPQGDDGCVHSVPWFTARLGGALAELSASRRDLTLSEILSESVRRTADAHRPLCDLSHPRTPQATVVLARWDHERVEHLVLSDSVLLVEAPDGTVRPLLDDRLDRLPPGSLASEEIADARARNKEGGFFTAAADPLVSSRAVTGETPRSEVRALAALTDGASRWTEKFREGDWTATLKVLRQEGPQGLIDRVRDLERADTDRVHLRRGKRHDDATALLVEL from the coding sequence ATGCGTATCGAACTCGCCACCGAGCCGGGCAGCTCCGAGCGCCCCAACGAGGACTGGGCGTCGACCGCCGTCCCCGCAGCAGGGAGGGGTGGCGCGCTCGTCCTGCTGGACGGTGTCACGCCACCACAGGGCGACGACGGCTGCGTGCACTCGGTTCCGTGGTTCACCGCAAGGCTCGGCGGGGCACTGGCCGAACTGTCCGCTTCGCGACGGGATCTGACACTGTCCGAGATCCTCTCCGAGTCCGTCCGGCGTACCGCCGACGCCCACCGGCCCCTGTGTGACCTTTCTCACCCGCGCACGCCTCAGGCGACGGTGGTCCTGGCGCGTTGGGACCACGAGCGGGTCGAGCACCTGGTGCTCTCCGATTCCGTCCTGCTCGTCGAGGCGCCCGACGGCACGGTCCGGCCACTGCTCGACGACCGTCTCGACCGGCTGCCCCCGGGCTCGCTCGCCTCGGAGGAGATCGCGGACGCACGGGCGCGGAACAAGGAGGGCGGCTTCTTCACGGCAGCCGCCGACCCCCTGGTGTCGTCACGTGCGGTGACCGGCGAGACCCCGCGGTCGGAGGTCCGGGCCCTCGCGGCGCTGACCGACGGGGCGAGCCGCTGGACGGAGAAGTTCCGGGAGGGCGACTGGACGGCGACCCTGAAGGTGCTGCGCCAGGAGGGGCCGCAGGGGCTGATCGACCGCGTCAGGGACCTGGAGCGGGCCGACACCGACCGCGTGCACCTGCGTCGCGGCAAGCGGCACGACGACGCGACGGCGCTCCTCGTGGAGCTGTGA